Proteins from a genomic interval of Flammeovirgaceae bacterium SG7u.111:
- the modA gene encoding molybdate ABC transporter substrate-binding protein: MQKTLLLLLFFSITLSCQPQKEGLLIATAANMQFVMKELTQVFEAETSIPCQVSISSSGKLTAQIKEGAPFDIFLSADMKFPQELQENKLSLSEPSIYAYGELVLWGMGKIPPSIENLSDEKVKHIALANPKTAPYGSAAEAVLMHFSLLEKVKDKLVFGESIAQTNQFISTGAAEMGFTAKSVVVSPQILGKGKWIAIDPSLYPPIAQGIVLLKNGKASKEQAQKFYDFLFSAKGKEILNKFGYSVDN; the protein is encoded by the coding sequence ATGCAAAAGACATTACTCCTCCTATTATTTTTCAGCATTACACTTTCCTGCCAACCTCAAAAAGAGGGGTTGTTGATAGCTACGGCAGCAAATATGCAATTTGTCATGAAAGAACTCACCCAAGTTTTTGAGGCAGAAACAAGCATTCCTTGTCAAGTTTCTATTAGCTCTTCTGGAAAGCTCACTGCTCAAATAAAAGAAGGCGCACCCTTCGATATTTTCCTTTCCGCAGACATGAAGTTCCCTCAAGAACTACAAGAAAATAAGCTCAGCCTATCCGAGCCAAGCATCTATGCTTACGGTGAGTTGGTTCTTTGGGGCATGGGCAAGATACCTCCTAGCATCGAAAACTTATCGGATGAAAAAGTAAAACATATTGCTTTGGCAAATCCCAAGACTGCTCCTTATGGTTCAGCCGCAGAAGCGGTGTTGATGCATTTTTCACTATTGGAAAAAGTAAAAGACAAATTAGTTTTTGGGGAAAGTATCGCCCAAACCAACCAGTTTATTTCCACAGGAGCTGCCGAAATGGGTTTCACCGCCAAATCGGTGGTAGTCTCTCCGCAAATACTCGGAAAAGGGAAGTGGATAGCCATAGACCCGAGCCTTTATCCGCCCATAGCGCAAGGAATAGTACTCTTAAAAAATGGCAAAGCCTCAAAGGAACAAGCTCAAAAATTCTATGATTTTTTATTTTCCGCAAAGGGAAAGGAAATATTAAATAAATTCGGCTATTCGGTAGACAACTAA
- a CDS encoding 1-acyl-sn-glycerol-3-phosphate acyltransferase — protein sequence MKLIGRIFYYFLKVRLFFGYRLYYRKFQIGGMKNVPTGCPVLFAPNHQNALVDPLVAGGPTIRCPYFLTRGDIFEKKLIGDFMRGLKMLPIFRFRDGLVNVKRNSDSMGISIQKLIDGNSLLIFPEGNHNLQYRLRPLQKGIARIAFDVEEKTGFASNLKIVPVGIHYENHFKGGQRTLVNFGEPISVKEYQEMYEENAREAYDAILVELSARMKPLMVDIPINEYGEIERKWKAARVYRRDLMEQLAVDQEIISQLAKGEEIKPSLPAQSKGLRVYDILHVLLYPFNFLPSLLINIIIKKKVKDPHFYGTFHFTLSLYLFPVFYAVYGLIAWWVFF from the coding sequence ATGAAATTAATTGGACGCATTTTTTATTACTTTTTAAAAGTACGGTTGTTTTTTGGCTATAGGCTCTACTACCGAAAATTTCAGATAGGTGGGATGAAAAACGTACCTACTGGTTGTCCCGTTCTTTTTGCACCCAACCATCAAAATGCCTTGGTAGACCCACTGGTGGCAGGAGGGCCAACCATCCGCTGTCCTTACTTCTTGACCAGAGGCGATATTTTTGAAAAAAAGTTGATTGGGGATTTTATGCGAGGGTTGAAAATGCTGCCGATTTTCCGCTTTCGCGACGGGCTGGTGAATGTGAAAAGGAACTCCGATTCGATGGGGATTTCCATCCAAAAACTGATAGATGGGAATTCGCTCTTGATTTTCCCCGAAGGCAACCACAACCTCCAGTACCGCCTGCGCCCCCTGCAAAAAGGTATAGCCCGAATTGCTTTTGATGTAGAAGAAAAAACAGGTTTTGCTTCTAACTTGAAAATAGTACCTGTGGGCATTCATTACGAAAACCACTTTAAAGGAGGGCAGCGAACGTTGGTGAACTTTGGTGAGCCCATTTCGGTGAAGGAATATCAAGAGATGTACGAGGAAAATGCAAGGGAAGCCTACGATGCTATTTTGGTAGAGCTGTCGGCAAGGATGAAGCCGCTGATGGTGGATATACCCATAAATGAGTATGGCGAAATAGAACGAAAATGGAAGGCAGCAAGGGTGTACCGCCGAGACTTGATGGAACAGCTTGCGGTAGATCAGGAAATCATTTCCCAGTTGGCAAAAGGCGAAGAAATAAAGCCAAGCCTACCTGCACAAAGTAAAGGGCTGAGGGTTTATGACATCTTGCACGTATTGCTTTACCCCTTCAATTTTCTGCCCTCATTGCTTATCAACATCATCATAAAAAAGAAAGTGAAAGACCCCCATTTTTACGGAACCTTCCACTTTACCCTATCGCTGTATCTGTTCCCTGTATTTTATGCGGTGTATGGGCTTATTGCTTGGTGGGTGTTTTTTTAG
- the pssA gene encoding CDP-diacylglycerol--serine O-phosphatidyltransferase gives MKKQIPNLFTLGNLISGCIGIDMVYHGDLIMAAYMIGIGGLFDFVDGFVARLLKVSSPIGKELDSLADMVTFGVLPSIIIMKLMYNGPEQMPGLYLAFLLAAAAAFRLAKFNIDTRQSDSFLGMPTPAMAIFIGSLPLIQQQNPFVSNLLLSLPSLITMIFVLSILMVVELPLFSLKFKNISLQDNAIRYVFLLASLLLLIFIKFTAIPAIIFLYIALSLVKKIFKLP, from the coding sequence ATGAAAAAACAAATTCCTAACCTATTTACCCTCGGCAATTTAATTTCAGGCTGCATCGGTATCGATATGGTTTACCACGGCGACCTCATCATGGCAGCGTACATGATTGGCATCGGAGGCTTGTTCGATTTTGTAGATGGATTTGTTGCAAGGCTCTTGAAAGTCAGTTCGCCCATAGGCAAAGAACTCGATTCTCTTGCCGATATGGTCACTTTTGGCGTACTGCCTTCCATCATCATCATGAAATTGATGTACAATGGGCCCGAGCAAATGCCCGGGCTCTACCTAGCCTTTTTGTTGGCAGCAGCAGCAGCATTTAGGCTCGCCAAATTCAATATAGACACAAGGCAAAGCGATTCATTTTTGGGAATGCCCACACCAGCGATGGCCATTTTCATTGGTTCGTTGCCCCTCATCCAGCAACAAAACCCATTCGTTTCCAATCTTTTACTTTCCCTTCCCTCACTCATTACCATGATTTTTGTGCTTTCCATCCTCATGGTCGTCGAACTCCCTCTTTTTTCCCTCAAGTTCAAAAACATAAGCCTGCAAGACAACGCCATCCGCTATGTATTTTTGCTCGCTTCTTTGCTCTTGCTCATTTTCATAAAATTCACCGCCATTCCCGCCATCATTTTTCTCTATATCGCCCTCTCTCTCGTAAAAAAGATATTCAAGTTGCCGTAA
- a CDS encoding ATP-binding cassette domain-containing protein: MNPFIKIDIEKKLGAPSGEMLLRAKLEIQKGSLLTLYGNSGAGKTSLLRMLAGLLHPDAGQISVNDQTWFNSKKRLNLPPQKRGIGFLFQDYALFPNMTVRENLLFALGKKGNKKPIEELIEIMKLGELQNQRPDTLSGGQKQRVALARSLVQKPEILLLDEPLSALDNQMRHTLQQYILQVHREFELTTMLVSHDISEILKMSDSLMELENGEIIKQGSPAKIFGHHEVSGKFQFTGEIVGIEKQDFIYILSILIGKEVVKVVADEAEAQALSLGDKVLVASKAFNPIIKKL, from the coding sequence ATGAACCCCTTCATAAAAATCGATATAGAAAAAAAACTAGGTGCGCCTTCCGGCGAAATGCTACTTCGGGCAAAGCTAGAAATACAAAAAGGCAGTCTTTTGACACTTTACGGCAATTCGGGAGCGGGAAAAACTTCCTTGCTAAGAATGCTGGCAGGCTTGCTCCATCCTGATGCTGGGCAAATTTCCGTAAACGATCAAACTTGGTTCAATTCCAAAAAACGCCTCAACCTTCCTCCTCAAAAGCGAGGAATCGGGTTTCTTTTCCAAGACTACGCCCTTTTCCCCAACATGACCGTAAGGGAAAACCTCCTGTTTGCTTTGGGTAAAAAGGGAAATAAAAAACCTATAGAGGAACTCATAGAAATCATGAAATTAGGCGAGTTGCAAAACCAAAGACCAGACACACTTTCGGGTGGACAAAAGCAGCGGGTTGCCCTCGCCCGTTCGCTGGTACAAAAGCCAGAAATATTGCTACTCGACGAACCTCTTTCCGCGCTCGACAACCAGATGCGGCATACCTTGCAGCAATATATTTTGCAAGTACATCGGGAATTTGAGCTCACCACAATGCTCGTCAGCCACGATATTTCAGAAATCCTAAAAATGTCGGATAGCTTGATGGAACTGGAAAATGGAGAAATCATAAAACAAGGCAGCCCAGCAAAGATATTTGGCCATCATGAAGTCAGCGGCAAGTTTCAATTCACAGGGGAAATAGTGGGGATAGAAAAACAAGATTTTATCTACATCCTAAGCATTTTGATAGGAAAAGAGGTGGTCAAAGTTGTAGCCGATGAAGCGGAAGCCCAAGCACTTTCCCTCGGCGACAAAGTCCTCGTAGCCTCCAAAGCTTTTAATCCAATTATTAAAAAATTATAA
- a CDS encoding SusD/RagB family nutrient-binding outer membrane lipoprotein has translation MKLIRYTYSYILVLSLLLSSACTDGFEEMNTNPNEPTVVGPQYLLPQALETTLNNYWGNKTRNERLNFDHGMSWVGYLTRNIYESEGDNYNVQPSVNISNWEVFYTDGLINFDKVVQFSGELSDDPNSNYEGIGMGMKAWTYSIMTDVWGAIPYSQALAGTAEEAIYSPAYDSQEDVYAAIIEDLKIANSKLSVDGPSISGDILFGGDIMMWKKFFNSTRFKLLNRQAHKVASSAAEMKAMLADPATYPMIDSNDEIAKLTYGSLPSNNPWNDVLIQQSRSDWNISSTLVDKMTELDDTRLEIYATPGSLSGGEYLGHPNGLPGEIATTYLGYSAIINVDNFAQLTSPAILMTYAELLFIKAEAALEGDIDGDAQAFYEAGIEASFSQYGLEVPAGYAMGTATKENIMTQKWLALFGQGIEAWTELRRTGYPVMPEHDPRAIFMNDGVLPTRMAYPSTEYSLNGANVSAGAALNGGADDMKTKLWWVE, from the coding sequence ATGAAACTAATAAGATATACATATTCATACATACTTGTACTGTCACTCTTGCTCAGCAGTGCATGTACAGATGGGTTTGAAGAAATGAATACAAACCCTAACGAACCAACAGTTGTAGGTCCTCAATATTTACTACCACAGGCATTGGAAACTACCCTCAACAATTACTGGGGTAACAAAACGCGTAACGAGCGTCTTAATTTCGACCACGGTATGTCTTGGGTAGGTTATCTAACAAGAAACATCTACGAGTCTGAGGGTGACAACTACAATGTGCAACCTTCTGTAAACATCTCAAACTGGGAAGTTTTCTATACTGACGGCTTAATCAACTTTGACAAAGTAGTTCAGTTTTCTGGCGAATTATCTGATGACCCAAACTCAAATTATGAAGGAATAGGGATGGGCATGAAAGCTTGGACATATTCTATTATGACCGATGTGTGGGGAGCTATTCCTTATTCACAAGCATTAGCGGGAACTGCCGAAGAGGCTATTTATTCTCCTGCATATGATTCACAAGAAGATGTTTATGCTGCAATTATTGAAGATTTGAAAATAGCAAACAGTAAACTTAGCGTAGACGGACCTTCAATCTCAGGTGACATTCTATTTGGTGGCGATATAATGATGTGGAAAAAATTTTTCAACTCTACTCGTTTCAAATTGCTAAACCGCCAAGCACACAAAGTAGCTTCTTCTGCTGCAGAAATGAAAGCGATGCTTGCCGACCCTGCTACCTATCCTATGATAGATAGTAACGATGAAATTGCTAAACTAACTTACGGAAGCCTTCCCAGCAACAACCCTTGGAATGACGTTTTGATTCAGCAAAGTAGAAGTGACTGGAATATCAGCAGCACACTTGTTGACAAAATGACGGAGCTAGATGACACAAGACTTGAAATTTATGCAACTCCTGGTAGCCTTTCAGGCGGAGAGTACTTAGGTCATCCAAACGGGCTTCCTGGTGAAATAGCAACTACTTATTTAGGTTACAGTGCTATCATCAATGTTGACAACTTTGCCCAATTAACTTCTCCGGCAATCTTAATGACATATGCAGAGCTTCTTTTCATCAAAGCAGAAGCTGCTCTCGAAGGCGATATCGACGGAGATGCGCAAGCTTTCTATGAAGCTGGTATCGAAGCGTCTTTCTCGCAATATGGCCTAGAAGTACCTGCTGGTTATGCAATGGGCACTGCTACCAAAGAAAACATCATGACTCAAAAATGGCTTGCTTTATTTGGGCAAGGTATTGAGGCATGGACTGAGCTTAGAAGAACTGGTTATCCTGTAATGCCAGAGCACGACCCAAGAGCTATCTTCATGAATGATGGTGTATTGCCAACTCGTATGGCTTACCCATCAACAGAGTATTCTTTGAATGGTGCTAACGTGAGTGCTGGTGCTGCACTAAACGGTGGCGCTGATGACATGAAAACCAAATTATGGTGGGTAGAATAA
- the tgt gene encoding tRNA guanosine(34) transglycosylase Tgt — protein MGLTFKLEHTDPQSKARAGEIETAHGKIQTPIFMPVGTAGTVKAVHQRELHDDVKAQIILGNTYHLYLRPGLEILAKAGGLHKFNGWDKPILTDSGGYQVYSLSESRKIVQEGVTFRSHISGEKLFFTPENVMDIQRTIGADIMMAFDECTPYPCDYNYAKDSMELTHRWLKRCCDRFDSTEGKYGYYQTLFPIVQGSTYDDLRTKSAETIASFEREGNAIGGLSVGEPHEEMYRSTELVCNILPQDKPRYLMGVGTPENILECIALGIDMFDCVMPTRNARNGMLFTTQGIINIKNAKWQDDFSPIDEELGGYVSTFYSKAYLRHLTVSKEYLGGQISSVHNLSFYLWLVKQAREHIIAGDFRQWKDSMVKQVMRRL, from the coding sequence ATGGGTTTAACCTTCAAATTAGAACATACCGATCCGCAATCGAAAGCGAGGGCTGGCGAGATAGAAACCGCTCACGGCAAAATCCAAACACCGATTTTTATGCCCGTAGGCACCGCTGGAACGGTAAAAGCAGTACACCAACGCGAGCTTCACGACGATGTGAAAGCACAAATCATCTTAGGAAACACCTACCACCTGTACCTCCGCCCCGGTTTGGAAATACTGGCAAAAGCAGGTGGGCTGCACAAGTTCAACGGCTGGGACAAACCTATCTTGACCGATAGCGGCGGCTATCAAGTTTATTCTCTTTCTGAAAGCAGAAAAATTGTACAAGAAGGTGTGACTTTCCGCTCTCACATTTCTGGGGAAAAGCTCTTTTTCACACCCGAAAACGTAATGGATATCCAGCGAACCATTGGCGCAGATATCATGATGGCTTTTGACGAATGCACCCCCTACCCTTGCGATTACAACTACGCAAAAGATTCGATGGAGCTGACCCACCGCTGGCTCAAGCGCTGCTGCGACCGCTTCGACAGCACCGAGGGGAAATACGGGTATTACCAAACGCTTTTCCCTATAGTGCAAGGAAGTACTTACGACGATTTGCGTACAAAATCAGCCGAGACCATTGCCAGTTTTGAGCGAGAAGGAAATGCCATAGGTGGGCTTTCCGTAGGCGAGCCTCACGAAGAAATGTACCGCTCCACCGAGCTGGTTTGCAACATTTTGCCACAAGACAAGCCCCGCTACCTCATGGGCGTGGGCACTCCTGAAAATATTTTGGAGTGCATAGCTTTGGGCATAGATATGTTCGACTGCGTGATGCCCACCCGCAACGCCCGCAACGGGATGCTGTTCACCACGCAGGGAATCATCAACATCAAAAATGCCAAATGGCAAGACGATTTCAGCCCGATAGATGAAGAGCTTGGCGGCTATGTTTCCACTTTTTACAGCAAGGCATACCTCAGGCACTTGACCGTGAGCAAAGAATACTTAGGTGGACAAATCTCCAGCGTGCACAACCTCAGCTTCTACCTCTGGCTAGTAAAACAAGCAAGGGAGCACATCATAGCAGGTGACTTCCGCCAATGGAAAGACAGCATGGTGAAGCAGGTGATGAGGAGGTTGTAA
- a CDS encoding SDR family oxidoreductase — MEEEMTISILGCGWIGLPLGAYLSSKGIKVKGSVTRTHKLKNLNENDIEPFLLKLSPKPEGDSLAHFLDTDVLIVDIPPSRAKFGGVSFYPEQMKVLTAALASSPCKKVIFVSSTSVYSNPSRVVTEEEPLAPVERNKPLIDAENHWLAQTDLRVTVLRAGGLMGYDRYPAKYFAGKKDLTKGHVPVNYIHRDDVIGIIEQVLEQEKWGEIYNLVAPEHPFREDVYVKNCIDLGMELPTFNKKNSVGYKIVSGKKVVKDLGYEFQYPDPLYFLYFN, encoded by the coding sequence GTGGAAGAAGAAATGACGATCAGCATTTTGGGCTGTGGTTGGATAGGTTTGCCTTTGGGGGCATACTTAAGCAGCAAAGGCATAAAAGTGAAGGGGAGTGTGACTCGTACCCATAAATTAAAGAATTTGAACGAAAATGACATTGAGCCATTTTTGTTAAAATTAAGCCCAAAACCAGAGGGCGATTCGCTCGCTCACTTTTTAGATACGGATGTATTGATAGTGGATATTCCTCCATCGAGGGCTAAGTTTGGCGGGGTTAGTTTTTATCCTGAACAGATGAAAGTACTCACAGCTGCTTTGGCTTCATCTCCGTGTAAAAAAGTAATTTTTGTGAGCTCAACCTCTGTTTATTCCAATCCGAGTAGGGTAGTGACGGAAGAGGAACCGCTTGCTCCTGTGGAAAGAAATAAGCCTTTGATAGATGCGGAAAATCATTGGTTGGCGCAAACAGATCTTCGAGTAACAGTGCTTAGGGCAGGAGGACTAATGGGTTATGACCGTTATCCAGCCAAATATTTTGCTGGGAAAAAGGACTTGACCAAAGGGCATGTGCCTGTCAATTATATCCATAGGGATGATGTAATAGGTATTATAGAACAAGTGCTGGAACAGGAAAAGTGGGGTGAAATTTATAACCTTGTAGCCCCAGAGCATCCTTTTAGGGAAGATGTGTACGTGAAAAATTGTATAGATCTAGGGATGGAGCTTCCAACTTTTAACAAAAAAAACTCTGTAGGTTATAAAATAGTGAGTGGGAAGAAGGTGGTGAAAGACTTAGGTTATGAATTTCAATACCCCGATCCTCTCTATTTTTTGTATTTTAACTAA
- a CDS encoding TOBE domain-containing protein, which translates to MNTLKGNISAVKTIGSLSLVSVMVGKTRLSAIVIDTPENSPYLQEGSSINVIFKETEVILGKGNSLTISLQNKINGTVESIENGELLSRLTLQTEVGKLISIITSRAVGQLELAIGSEVVAMVKTNEIMLAE; encoded by the coding sequence TTGAACACGTTAAAAGGCAACATATCAGCAGTAAAAACCATCGGGAGTCTATCCCTCGTATCGGTGATGGTGGGGAAAACCAGGCTTTCTGCCATTGTAATAGACACTCCCGAAAATTCTCCTTATCTCCAAGAAGGAAGTTCCATTAATGTTATTTTCAAAGAAACAGAGGTGATTTTGGGCAAAGGAAATTCATTGACAATCAGCCTACAAAACAAAATAAATGGAACAGTGGAAAGCATAGAAAACGGTGAGCTGCTGAGCAGACTCACACTTCAAACCGAAGTGGGAAAACTCATTTCCATCATCACAAGCCGAGCGGTGGGGCAACTCGAATTAGCAATAGGCAGCGAGGTAGTTGCTATGGTAAAAACGAATGAAATAATGCTGGCAGAATGA
- a CDS encoding 3-oxoacyl-ACP synthase, with protein MELTIELKKQAHAACLEMVNERVDTAKSAMDAAQAAANEDTKSSAGDKYETGRAMMMLEKEKNAAQLEEAAKLKKVLIQLNPEKICTQISPGSLFQTTTGFFYLAVGLGKIETESLSFFAISPASPIAQQLRGLKVGESTSFNGNTFKIIQVL; from the coding sequence ATGGAACTGACAATAGAGCTAAAAAAACAAGCCCATGCTGCTTGTTTGGAAATGGTAAATGAACGAGTAGATACGGCTAAGTCTGCTATGGATGCTGCCCAAGCTGCCGCTAATGAAGATACGAAAAGCAGTGCAGGCGATAAATACGAAACGGGCAGGGCTATGATGATGCTGGAAAAGGAAAAAAACGCTGCCCAGCTAGAAGAAGCTGCCAAGCTCAAAAAAGTATTGATACAACTCAATCCCGAAAAGATTTGTACCCAAATAAGCCCAGGATCCCTTTTTCAAACCACTACTGGTTTCTTTTACCTAGCTGTAGGTCTTGGAAAGATCGAAACGGAATCACTTAGTTTTTTTGCTATCTCCCCTGCCTCACCCATCGCCCAGCAACTAAGAGGCTTGAAAGTAGGCGAAAGCACATCTTTCAATGGGAACACGTTCAAAATCATTCAGGTGCTTTAG
- the modB gene encoding molybdate ABC transporter permease subunit — MDWQPLILTFQLAFLTTVLLFFVSIPLANWLAFSRSKLKPVVETLVSMPLVLPPTVLGFYLLIAFSPSNAFGQWLDQWLGLQLVFSFEGLLLASIIYSLPFMVHPIQSGLANLPPSLSEAAFILGKSKTETLSKVLLPNIKPSLLTGIVLAFAHTVGEFGVVLMIGGNIPGKTKVASIAIYDEVESLNYAAANTYSLILFALTFAILLLVYLVNGGYFRNKKT; from the coding sequence ATGGATTGGCAACCGCTCATATTGACATTTCAGTTGGCATTCCTCACCACGGTGCTGCTGTTTTTTGTATCTATTCCCTTGGCAAATTGGTTGGCATTTTCCCGCTCTAAGCTCAAGCCCGTTGTAGAAACCTTGGTAAGCATGCCGTTGGTACTTCCCCCGACCGTATTGGGATTTTACCTGCTCATCGCATTCAGCCCTTCCAATGCATTTGGGCAATGGCTCGACCAGTGGCTCGGTCTTCAACTAGTGTTTTCCTTCGAGGGCTTGCTGCTCGCCTCGATTATTTATAGCCTGCCCTTCATGGTACACCCTATCCAGTCTGGCTTGGCCAATTTGCCCCCTTCTCTCTCCGAAGCCGCATTTATATTGGGGAAATCCAAAACTGAAACACTTTCCAAAGTCCTATTGCCCAACATCAAACCTTCACTACTCACCGGAATTGTACTCGCTTTTGCCCACACTGTCGGCGAATTTGGTGTGGTACTCATGATAGGTGGAAATATCCCTGGCAAAACCAAAGTAGCCTCCATCGCCATTTACGATGAGGTAGAATCTTTGAATTATGCCGCCGCCAATACCTATTCCCTAATTTTATTTGCCCTAACTTTTGCCATTTTATTACTCGTCTATTTGGTAAACGGAGGCTACTTCCGGAACAAAAAAACATGA